TTCAATACAATTGTCACTACCCGCCGCAATCAGCTGGAAAAACCGTTACAACAGATTGAGTCGCTCGCCCGTCAGCAGGCGCTTTCGGAGCCGAATAGCAACGGCAGGAGTGTCATTGAGGGCGGCGCGGGGTTATCGGCGCTACCTTCTTCCCAAAAAGAACTGCGAGGCGAATGATGGACCTGGTCAAGGCAAAAATGGAGCAGGCTATCGATATCCTGAAAGAATTGAATATCGACCTCTGGATGATTTTCTGCCGTGAATCCGATATGATGGCGGACCCGTCGCTCGCCCTGGTAGTGGGGCATAAAGTGGTCTGGCAGTCGGCTTTTTTCTTCTTCCGCAGCGGCCAGACGCTGGCGCTGGTCGGCAATTATGATGCGTCCGATTTTGAGCGAGCCAGACGATTCCGTACAGTGGTGCCGTATGTCGAGGACTGCGGACCCAAAATCAGACAAATCATAGAGGAAAACGCCCCCCAGAGCATAGCGCTCAATTATTCGCCGAGCGATGATGCCGCGGATGGCCTGACGCACGGGATGTTCTTGCTGTTGAACGAGTATCTGGAAGGAAGCGAATATCGGACGCGATTCATCTCCTCGGAAAAGATAATTTCACTTCTCCGGGGCCGCAAAACCCGGGAAGAAGTGGAGCTGATTTCATCGGCCGCCTTTATGGCGGCAGATTGCTGGAACAAGGCGTTGAAAAGCATCAGAGCCGGCATGACCGAAATAGAGATAGGACAATTGATCGACCACAGTATCAAGTTGCTGGGAGGGGAAAACTCCTTCGACACCATCGTCAATGCCGGAGCGAAATCATCGCCGGGACACGGTCATCCGACCAAAGCGGTTCTGGAGCCGGGGGACCTGCTGCATGTCGATTTTGGAGTCCGGCTGCAAAACTATTGCTCCGATATTCAGAGACTCGTTTATGTTCGCCGAAAAAACGAAAGCGCTCCCCCGCCGGAACTTCTGGCGGCGTTTGATAAGGTCCGTGAAGTTATAGATGAAACCGCCAAGCTCTATCGACCGGGGGCGGTGGGGCAT
Above is a genomic segment from Candidatus Zixiibacteriota bacterium containing:
- a CDS encoding M24 family metallopeptidase, producing MMDLVKAKMEQAIDILKELNIDLWMIFCRESDMMADPSLALVVGHKVVWQSAFFFFRSGQTLALVGNYDASDFERARRFRTVVPYVEDCGPKIRQIIEENAPQSIALNYSPSDDAADGLTHGMFLLLNEYLEGSEYRTRFISSEKIISLLRGRKTREEVELISSAAFMAADCWNKALKSIRAGMTEIEIGQLIDHSIKLLGGENSFDTIVNAGAKSSPGHGHPTKAVLEPGDLLHVDFGVRLQNYCSDIQRLVYVRRKNESAPPPELLAAFDKVREVIDETAKLYRPGAVGHEIDAVARQILTRAGYPEYQHALGHQIGRSVHDGSALVGPLWKRYGVAPKIPLEKGNVFTVELGIELPGIGYVGLEEDLEVTEKGGRFLCPRQTELAVI